One segment of Triticum aestivum cultivar Chinese Spring chromosome 2A, IWGSC CS RefSeq v2.1, whole genome shotgun sequence DNA contains the following:
- the LOC123191146 gene encoding SKP1-interacting partner 15, producing MAGSDDDEAAAAPIHCLPPDALRNVLLRLPLRDAVACRPVSRLFRETLTGPFLALLPALRLLLLRHPRPEGGGCLHAFDPDRRCWLRLPFTSFLPHQAFSPVASSASLLYLWIETGHSPSPSPAPLPSSSSSSSSSSPAAAHPPKALAVCNPLAGTYRLLPPLGSAWARHGTVLAGPGGIVLVLTELAALSYSPSEGSGKWMKHPLSLPSKPRSPILAAGARAVFALCDVGTPWRSQWKLFSCPLARLTGGWAPVERASWGDVFEILKRPRLLAGAGGRRVLMIGGLRSSFALDAPCSTVLILRLDLATMEWDEAGRMPPNMYRCFTGLCEAAAQGSAMPAPVAGGNNKVKVFGGDGKVWFGGKRVRGKLAMWEEDDVGSSGGKWDWVDGVPGYGDGVYRGFVFDGGFTAMP from the coding sequence atggccggctccgacgacgacgaggcggcggcggcgccgatcCACTGCCTGCCGCCCGACGCGCTGCGGAACgtgctgctgcggctgccgctgcgGGACGCGGTGGCGTGCCGCCCCGTGTCGCGCCTCTTCCGGGAGACCCTCACGGGGCCGTTCCTCGCGCTGCTCCCCGCGCTCCGCCTGCTGCTGCTCCGCCACCCGCGGCCCGAGGGCGGGGGCTGCCTCCACGCCTTCGACCCCGACCGCCGCTGCTGGCTCCGCCTCCCCTTCACCTCCTTCCTCCCGCACCAGGCCTTCTCCCccgtcgcctcctccgcctcgctcCTCTACCTCTGGATCGAGACCGGccactccccctccccctcccccgcgcccctcccctcctcctcctcctcctcgtcgtcctcgtcgcccGCCGCAGCCCACCCGCCCAAGGCGCTCGCCGTCTGCAACCCCCTGGCGGGCACCTACCGCCTCCTGCCCCCGCTCGGATCCGCCTGGGCGCGCCACGGCACCGTCCTCGCGGGGCCCGGCGGCATCGTGCTCGTCCTCACCGAGCTCGCCGCGCTCTCCTACTCCCCGTCCGAGGGATCTGGCAAGTGGATGAAGCACCCCCTCTCGCTCCCCTCCAAGCCGCGGAGCCCCATCCTGGCCGCAGGCGCCCGCGCCGTCTTCGCGCTCTGCGACGTCGGTACCCCCTGGCGCAGCCAGTGGAAGCTCTTCTCCTGCCCGCTCGCCAGGCTCACCGGCGGCTGGGCGCCCGTGGAGCGCGCCTCCTGGGGCGACGTCTTCGAGATCCTCAAGCGCCCCCGCCTGCTGGCCGGCGCGGGCGGCCGCCGCGTCCTTATGATCGGTGGTCTCAGGTCGTCCTTCGCCCTTGATGCGCCCTGCTCCACGGTGCTCATCCTCCGGCTGGATCTGGCCACCATGGAGTGGGACGAGGCTGGGCGCATGCCGCCCAATATGTACCGATGCTTCACTGGCCTGTGTGAGGCTGCTGCACAGGGAAGCGCCATGCCCGCCCCTGTTGCCGGCGGCAACAACAAGGTAAAGGTGTTTGGGGGTGATGGCAAGGTGTGGTTTGGTGGAAAGCGCGTTCGCGGGAAGCTGGCAATGTGGGAGGAGGACGACGTAGGGAGCAGCGGCGGCAAGTGGGACTGGGTGGATGGTGTTCCTGGATATGGTGATGGTGTATACCGCGGCTTTGTGTTCGATGGTGGGTTCACAGCAATGCCGTGA